A single region of the Pseudomonas sp. VD-NE ins genome encodes:
- a CDS encoding MFS transporter, with protein sequence MDKGKSVVTTGQRRAAVSLLLAMVLLGVFPLDVLLPSFPALATHFRSTQADIALSISLFAVGIAFAQVLIGPLSDVIGRKGLLLAGMSASMLGALGCVMTSDYTLFLVFRVMQALGCGCFVLSQALVQDLFEGEERDRLRILMVTATGIFISVSPLAGTFLQATLGWRGSFWVFTALSATVLIKAWLFLPNSRPAYSGTRLGFIQSYRRVLGDFEFVGYWLISAFAFACHFSFIVISPLIFMDQLQLAPYDFSLILLVYGAAYVVGGILAAVLNRRITPVQQIFTGLSLILLSGLAMLYLAADHALAPATVLIPMLICTAGTTIARPAATSRAMGLFPENAGTSASAGSTIIFICGGLISALISLSPANLQSTLGYSFVLLSTTALVLNNRLSRRARNVEANVVAQTGGD encoded by the coding sequence ATGGATAAAGGAAAATCCGTGGTAACCACAGGGCAGCGCCGCGCCGCTGTCAGCCTGTTGCTGGCGATGGTGTTGCTTGGCGTGTTTCCACTGGATGTTCTGCTTCCTTCCTTTCCAGCATTGGCGACGCACTTTCGCAGCACCCAGGCGGATATCGCGCTGTCCATCAGCCTGTTCGCCGTGGGGATCGCATTTGCCCAGGTCTTGATCGGTCCGCTCTCGGACGTGATCGGGCGCAAGGGCCTGTTACTCGCCGGCATGAGTGCCTCGATGCTTGGCGCGCTCGGTTGCGTGATGACCTCCGATTACACGCTGTTCCTGGTATTCCGGGTGATGCAGGCCTTGGGCTGTGGATGTTTCGTGCTGTCCCAGGCGCTGGTGCAGGATCTGTTCGAAGGCGAGGAGCGCGACCGTTTGCGTATCCTGATGGTCACGGCTACGGGCATTTTCATCTCGGTGTCGCCGCTGGCCGGCACCTTTCTCCAGGCCACACTCGGCTGGCGCGGCAGCTTCTGGGTGTTTACCGCACTGTCCGCCACGGTGCTGATCAAGGCCTGGCTGTTTTTACCAAACAGTCGTCCGGCCTACAGCGGCACACGGCTCGGATTCATTCAGTCCTACCGTCGCGTGCTGGGGGACTTCGAATTTGTCGGCTACTGGCTGATTTCAGCGTTCGCTTTCGCCTGCCACTTCTCGTTCATCGTGATTTCGCCGCTGATCTTCATGGACCAACTGCAACTCGCGCCTTATGACTTTTCGCTGATCCTGCTGGTTTACGGCGCGGCCTATGTCGTCGGTGGGATCCTCGCTGCCGTGCTGAATCGACGCATCACGCCAGTTCAGCAGATTTTCACCGGGCTCAGCCTGATCCTGCTGTCGGGGCTGGCGATGCTGTATCTGGCAGCCGATCATGCGTTGGCTCCGGCAACCGTATTGATCCCGATGCTGATCTGCACCGCAGGTACCACCATTGCCCGCCCCGCCGCCACTTCCCGGGCCATGGGCCTGTTTCCTGAGAATGCCGGTACTTCGGCATCGGCGGGCAGCACGATCATCTTTATCTGTGGTGGGCTTATCAGCGCGTTGATCAGCCTCAGCCCGGCCAATCTGCAATCGACACTGGGCTACAGCTTTGTGCTGCTGAGCACGACAGCGCTGGTGCTGAACAACAGGCTCAGCCGCCGCGCAAGAAACGTTGAAGCCAACGTCGTTGCGCAGACCGGCGGTGATTAA
- the ilvD gene encoding dihydroxy-acid dehydratase — MPDYRSKTSTHGRNMAGARALWRATGMKDDDFKKPIIAIANSFTQFVPGHVHLKDLGQLVAREIERAGGVAKEFNTIAVDDGIAMGHDGMLYSLPSREIIADSVEYMVNAHCADAIVCISNCDKITPGMLMAALRLNIPVIFVSGGPMEAGKTKLASHGLDLVDAMVIAADSSASDEKVAEYERSACPTCGSCSGMFTANSMNCLTEALGLALPGNGSTLATHSDREQLFLQAGRTIVELCKRYYGENDESVLPRNIANFKAFENAMMLDIAMGGSTNTILHLLAAAQEAEIDFDLRDIDRLSRSVPQLCKVAPNIQKYHMEDVHRAGGIFSILGSLARGGLLHTDLPTVHSRSMEEAIAKWDITQTTDEAVHHFFKAGPAGIPTQTAFSQSTRWETLDDDRENGCIRSFEHAYSQEGGLAVLYGNIALDGCVVKTAGVDESIHVFEGNAKIFESQDSAVRGILADEVKAGDIVIIRYEGPKGGPGMQEMLYPTSYLKSKGLGKACALLTDGRFSGGTSGLSIGHASPEAAAGGAIGLVQDGDKVLIDIPNRSINLLVSDEELAARRAEQDKKGWKPVEIRPRKVTTALKAYALLATSADKGAVRNKAMLDGL; from the coding sequence ATGCCAGATTACCGTTCGAAAACATCCACCCACGGCCGCAACATGGCCGGCGCCCGCGCACTGTGGCGCGCCACCGGCATGAAAGATGACGACTTCAAAAAGCCGATCATCGCCATTGCCAACTCGTTCACCCAGTTCGTACCGGGCCACGTGCACCTGAAGGATCTGGGCCAACTGGTCGCCCGTGAAATCGAACGCGCCGGCGGTGTAGCGAAAGAATTCAACACCATTGCCGTGGATGACGGCATCGCCATGGGCCACGACGGCATGCTGTATTCGCTGCCGAGCCGCGAGATCATCGCCGACTCCGTTGAGTACATGGTCAATGCCCACTGTGCCGACGCCATCGTCTGCATCTCCAACTGCGACAAGATCACCCCGGGCATGCTGATGGCTGCCTTGCGCCTGAACATTCCGGTGATCTTCGTTTCCGGCGGTCCGATGGAAGCCGGCAAGACCAAACTCGCGTCCCACGGCCTCGACCTCGTCGACGCCATGGTAATTGCCGCCGACTCCAGCGCTTCTGACGAGAAAGTCGCTGAGTACGAGCGCAGCGCCTGCCCGACCTGCGGTTCGTGCTCCGGCATGTTTACCGCCAACTCGATGAACTGCCTGACCGAAGCACTGGGCCTGGCATTGCCGGGCAACGGTTCGACACTCGCCACCCACAGTGATCGCGAACAGCTGTTCCTGCAGGCTGGCCGCACCATCGTCGAGCTGTGCAAGCGCTACTACGGCGAGAACGACGAATCGGTGCTGCCACGCAACATCGCCAACTTCAAGGCGTTCGAGAACGCGATGATGCTAGACATCGCCATGGGCGGTTCGACCAACACCATCCTGCACTTGCTCGCTGCCGCCCAAGAGGCGGAGATCGATTTCGACCTGCGCGACATCGACCGCCTCTCGCGCAGCGTTCCACAGCTGTGCAAAGTGGCGCCGAACATTCAGAAGTACCACATGGAAGACGTGCACCGCGCCGGCGGCATCTTCAGCATCCTCGGCTCACTGGCCCGTGGCGGTCTGCTGCACACCGACCTGCCGACCGTGCACAGCCGCAGCATGGAAGAAGCCATCGCCAAGTGGGATATCACCCAGACCACCGATGAAGCCGTGCATCATTTCTTCAAGGCAGGCCCTGCCGGTATTCCAACGCAGACGGCGTTCAGCCAGTCGACCCGTTGGGAAACCCTGGATGACGACCGTGAAAACGGCTGCATCCGCAGTTTCGAACACGCCTATTCGCAAGAAGGTGGCCTGGCCGTTCTGTACGGCAACATCGCGCTCGATGGCTGCGTGGTGAAAACCGCCGGTGTCGACGAATCGATCCACGTCTTCGAAGGCAACGCGAAGATCTTTGAAAGCCAGGACAGCGCCGTACGCGGCATCCTCGCCGACGAAGTGAAGGCTGGTGACATCGTCATCATTCGCTACGAAGGTCCGAAAGGCGGCCCGGGCATGCAGGAAATGCTCTACCCGACTTCGTACCTGAAATCCAAAGGCCTGGGCAAAGCCTGCGCGCTGCTCACCGACGGTCGTTTCTCCGGCGGTACTTCCGGTCTGTCCATCGGTCACGCTTCGCCAGAAGCTGCCGCCGGCGGTGCGATCGGTCTGGTGCAGGATGGCGACAAAGTGCTGATCGACATCCCGAACCGCTCGATCAACCTGTTGGTCAGCGACGAGGAACTGGCGGCACGCCGCGCCGAGCAAGACAAGAAAGGCTGGAAACCGGTGGAGATTCGTCCGCGCAAGGTGACCACCGCCCTCAAGGCTTACGCTCTGCTGGCGACCAGTGCCGATAAAGGTGCGGTGCGTAACAAAGCGATGCTCGACGGGCTGTAA
- a CDS encoding L-cystine transporter yields MNLPLILNLLVFLALLFGLAQTRHTTWSLAKKVLLALAMGVAFGVALHTLYGAGNPVLKASIGWFDLVGNGYVQLLQMIVIPLVFASILSAVARLHNASSLGKISFLTIGTLLFTTAIAALIGIGLTNLFGLTAEGLVAGTQEMARLQTIQTDYAGKVADLNVPQLLLSFIPQNPFADLARAKPTSIISVVIFAAFLGVAALQLLKDDVEKGQKVINAIDTLQAWVMRLVRLVMKLTPYGVLALMTKVVAGSNLQDIIKLGSFVVVSYLALGLMFVVHGLLVSAAGINPLRFFRKIWPVLTFAFTSRSSAASIPLSIEAQTRRLGIPQSVASFAASFGATIGQNGCAGLYPAMLAVMVAPTVGINPLDPLWIATLVAIVTLSSAGVAGVGGGATFAALIVLPAMGLPVSLVALLISVEPLIDMGRTALNVSGSITAGAITSQVMQQTDKELLDADEHAELAQA; encoded by the coding sequence ATGAATCTGCCGCTGATCCTCAACCTGCTGGTGTTCCTCGCCCTGCTCTTCGGTCTGGCGCAAACCCGCCACACCACGTGGAGCCTGGCGAAAAAAGTCCTGCTCGCGCTGGCGATGGGTGTCGCGTTCGGCGTGGCCCTGCACACTCTTTACGGTGCCGGCAACCCGGTGCTGAAAGCCTCGATCGGCTGGTTCGATCTGGTCGGCAACGGCTACGTGCAGTTGCTGCAAATGATCGTCATCCCGCTGGTGTTCGCCTCGATCCTCAGCGCCGTGGCACGGCTGCACAACGCTTCGTCGTTGGGCAAGATCAGCTTTCTGACCATCGGCACCCTGCTGTTCACCACCGCGATTGCCGCGCTGATCGGCATCGGCCTGACCAACCTGTTCGGCCTCACCGCTGAAGGTCTGGTCGCCGGCACCCAGGAAATGGCCCGTCTGCAAACCATTCAGACTGACTACGCCGGTAAGGTTGCCGACCTGAATGTGCCGCAACTGCTGCTGTCATTCATCCCGCAGAACCCGTTTGCCGATCTGGCACGAGCCAAGCCGACGTCGATCATCAGCGTGGTGATTTTCGCCGCATTCCTCGGGGTTGCCGCGCTGCAACTGCTCAAGGATGACGTCGAGAAAGGTCAGAAAGTGATCAACGCCATCGACACCCTGCAAGCCTGGGTGATGCGTCTGGTGCGTCTGGTGATGAAACTGACCCCGTACGGCGTGCTGGCGCTGATGACCAAAGTGGTCGCCGGTTCCAACCTGCAGGACATCATCAAACTCGGCAGTTTCGTCGTCGTGTCGTACCTCGCTCTGGGCCTGATGTTTGTCGTGCACGGCTTGTTGGTGTCGGCGGCCGGGATCAACCCGCTGCGTTTCTTCCGCAAGATCTGGCCGGTGCTGACGTTCGCGTTCACCAGCCGTTCCAGCGCCGCGAGCATTCCGCTGAGCATTGAAGCGCAAACCCGTCGTCTGGGCATTCCACAATCGGTGGCGAGTTTTGCTGCTTCGTTCGGCGCGACCATCGGCCAGAACGGTTGCGCCGGTTTGTACCCGGCGATGCTGGCAGTGATGGTTGCGCCGACGGTGGGCATCAATCCGCTGGATCCGCTGTGGATCGCGACGCTGGTGGCGATTGTGACGTTGAGTTCGGCGGGTGTGGCTGGTGTCGGTGGCGGCGCGACGTTTGCGGCGCTGATCGTGCTGCCGGCGATGGGTTTGCCGGTGTCACTGGTGGCGTTGCTGATTTCGGTTGAGCCGCTGATCGATATGGGGCGCACGGCGTTGAACGTGAGTGGTTCGATTACGGCTGGCGCGATTACCAGTCAGG